In the genome of Petrotoga miotherma DSM 10691, one region contains:
- a CDS encoding V-type ATP synthase subunit D, whose amino-acid sequence MIFDQTIPTKGNLIALKQQYQLSQEGHDLLEKKRNIIMKELVDLIEQAKEIQEKILTTLARAYESLQLANLDLGIENIEEYANGIPEYDELKIRFKSVMGVEVPELFRQEKPKLEIPYEIYRTDAALDEAYISFETALELITEASMIENKVYKLAYEVQKTKKRVSALENIVIPKMKESIKFIQDTLEETEREEFFKLKKLKK is encoded by the coding sequence ATGATTTTCGATCAAACCATCCCTACAAAAGGTAATTTGATTGCTTTAAAACAGCAATACCAACTTTCACAAGAGGGCCACGATCTATTAGAAAAAAAGAGAAATATTATAATGAAAGAACTAGTTGATTTGATAGAACAAGCTAAAGAAATACAAGAAAAAATATTAACTACACTAGCTAGGGCTTATGAATCTTTACAGTTAGCAAATTTAGATCTCGGCATTGAAAATATAGAAGAATATGCCAATGGAATCCCAGAATATGATGAATTAAAAATAAGGTTCAAAAGCGTTATGGGAGTTGAGGTTCCAGAATTATTCAGACAAGAAAAACCCAAGTTGGAAATTCCTTACGAAATATATCGAACGGATGCCGCTTTAGATGAAGCTTATATTTCTTTTGAAACAGCTTTAGAATTAATAACAGAAGCATCTATGATTGAAAATAAAGTTTACAAGCTTGCTTATGAAGTTCAAAAAACAAAAAAAAGAGTTTCCGCTCTAGAAAATATTGTCATACCTAAGATGAAAGAATCTATTAAATTTATTCAAGATACATTGGAAGAAACTGAAAGAGAAGAATTCTTCAAACTCAAAAAGTTGAAGAAGTGA
- a CDS encoding ATP synthase subunit C, whose product MAYVVSLTALVVLTIMFGFYFSKKPEKARSFAKKFFRGNIAVFGVVLLLAIITLFPTHVSAQTTTSTTGTSVTSDTTNNKGLGLLGAALSTGLSAIGAGIGVAIVGSAAVGAISEKPELLGRTLIYVGLAEGIVIYGLIVSIMILGRI is encoded by the coding sequence ATGGCATACGTTGTTTCATTAACAGCTTTAGTTGTTTTGACAATTATGTTTGGTTTTTATTTTTCAAAAAAACCCGAAAAGGCAAGATCTTTTGCAAAAAAGTTTTTTAGGGGAAACATTGCTGTATTTGGAGTTGTACTTCTTTTAGCTATAATTACTCTTTTTCCCACCCATGTTTCAGCTCAAACAACAACTTCTACAACTGGAACGAGCGTAACATCTGACACAACGAACAATAAAGGGTTAGGATTATTGGGCGCAGCATTATCTACAGGTTTATCCGCTATTGGTGCAGGTATCGGTGTTGCGATAGTAGGTTCGGCAGCGGTAGGAGCTATAAGTGAAAAACCCGAGTTATTAGGAAGAACGTTAATATACGTGGGTTTAGCCGAAGGAATAGTGATATATGGGTTGATCGTTTCGATAATGATACTGGGGAGAATCTAA
- a CDS encoding V-type ATP synthase subunit E family protein — MNEIEDKLESMLELLDKKFEQKCDELKISYNKKLEEVQKRIEEDINNYRDKKLKEAKEEADLTEKVSQSKAKLKIKQERLKLKNQLLESLLQLIKKDLVTLDPDNKKYFYQKLYIDATKLIHNDYEVLCNKNDYETVKSIVLDHKVKTSKEIEGGILLKSNNTIINNSIDSYVEQNKTKIFSLILEEVGDI, encoded by the coding sequence ATGAATGAAATCGAAGATAAATTGGAATCAATGCTTGAATTATTAGACAAGAAATTTGAACAAAAATGTGATGAATTAAAAATTTCTTATAATAAGAAACTGGAAGAGGTTCAAAAGAGAATTGAAGAAGATATCAATAATTACAGAGATAAAAAATTAAAGGAAGCTAAAGAAGAGGCAGACCTTACTGAAAAAGTTAGCCAATCAAAAGCTAAGCTGAAGATAAAACAAGAAAGACTTAAGTTGAAAAACCAACTATTGGAAAGTCTTTTACAATTAATAAAAAAAGATCTTGTGACTTTGGATCCTGACAACAAAAAATATTTTTACCAAAAATTGTATATTGACGCAACTAAGCTGATACATAACGACTACGAGGTGCTCTGTAACAAAAATGATTATGAAACTGTGAAATCTATAGTTTTAGATCATAAAGTTAAAACAAGTAAAGAAATTGAAGGTGGAATCCTCCTAAAAAGTAATAATACAATCATTAACAACAGCATAGATTCATATGTAGAACAAAATAAAACAAAAATCTTCTCTCTGATATTGGAAGAAGTAGGTGATATATAA
- a CDS encoding V-type ATP synthase subunit F — translation MKFFLISDNIDTAIGLRLSGIVGTVVHERDEILEAFNKALSNKEIGVVLITELASQKIPEEVKKHKLAGQLPLIFVIPDRHGWRGDKDFITKYVEGAIGVKINE, via the coding sequence ATGAAATTCTTTCTAATAAGTGATAACATCGACACTGCCATTGGTTTAAGACTTAGTGGAATTGTTGGGACCGTTGTTCATGAAAGAGATGAGATATTAGAAGCCTTCAATAAGGCGTTGAGCAATAAAGAAATTGGCGTTGTTTTGATAACTGAGTTAGCTTCACAAAAGATACCGGAAGAAGTTAAAAAACATAAACTAGCCGGACAGTTACCTTTAATTTTTGTCATACCGGATAGGCACGGATGGCGAGGCGACAAAGATTTCATTACAAAGTACGTTGAAGGGGCAATTGGAGTGAAAATAAATGAATGA
- a CDS encoding V-type ATP synthase subunit A — protein sequence MYIKEINGPVVKVKGVEKLSMNEMVKVGNLHLIGEVISIDEDEATVQVYEETSMLKPKEPIEGTGQMLSVALGPGLLGSIYDGIQRPLNKLIEKSGSFIGRGVEEFGLDLSKSWEVVFLKKKGDIVKGGDVISQVQETKHIVHKIMVPADIQGKIVEIKQNGSYKVDEVLAKIQTEDGIKEIKMYQFWPIKVPRVVKNKLEPNIPLITGQRVIDIFFPISKGGTAAIPGGFGTGKTITQHQLAKWAEADIIVYIGCGERGNEMTEVLEEFPNLQDPKTGVPLMERTVLIANTSNMPVSAREASIYTGVTIAEYYRDMGYNVAVMADSTSRWAEALRELSGRLEEMPAEEGYPAYLASRIGQFYERAGLSENLNDTNGSVTIIGAVSPPGGDFSEPVTQSTTRFVKCFWGLDKNLAYSRHYPSINWITSYSGYAGDLKEWFTKNVTKDWSQYRNEAMELLNQDDALQQTIKIVGEDVLPDIQKLVVSIARIIKIGILQQNAFSEVDSYCQLEKQHMMLKIIIDTYYKAKTFINRSVPITQVLPSEITRKLLIMKEDITNLNEFKKIEDLLSKHFEELEKKYNS from the coding sequence ATGTACATTAAAGAAATAAATGGACCTGTCGTTAAAGTTAAAGGCGTGGAAAAACTTTCGATGAATGAAATGGTTAAGGTAGGTAATCTGCACTTAATAGGAGAGGTAATTTCCATTGATGAAGATGAAGCAACTGTTCAAGTTTACGAGGAAACTTCCATGTTAAAACCTAAGGAACCTATTGAAGGGACAGGACAGATGCTTTCTGTAGCCTTAGGTCCGGGCCTTCTGGGAAGTATTTACGACGGTATTCAAAGACCCTTGAACAAATTAATAGAGAAAAGTGGATCCTTCATTGGCAGAGGAGTAGAGGAGTTTGGGCTAGATCTCTCAAAAAGCTGGGAGGTTGTGTTTTTAAAGAAAAAAGGAGATATTGTTAAGGGTGGAGATGTAATATCTCAAGTACAAGAAACTAAGCATATAGTACATAAAATTATGGTTCCAGCAGATATACAAGGAAAGATAGTTGAAATCAAACAAAATGGTTCCTATAAAGTAGATGAGGTTTTGGCAAAAATTCAAACTGAAGACGGTATAAAAGAAATAAAAATGTATCAATTTTGGCCTATTAAAGTACCTCGAGTTGTAAAAAATAAATTAGAACCCAATATACCGTTGATAACTGGTCAAAGGGTTATCGATATTTTCTTTCCCATCAGTAAAGGAGGAACTGCCGCTATCCCAGGAGGTTTTGGTACCGGGAAGACTATAACTCAACATCAATTAGCTAAATGGGCAGAGGCTGATATTATTGTTTACATCGGTTGTGGAGAAAGAGGAAATGAAATGACAGAGGTGTTGGAAGAATTCCCTAATTTACAGGACCCTAAAACGGGGGTCCCACTGATGGAGAGAACTGTCCTAATTGCAAATACTTCCAACATGCCTGTTTCTGCTAGAGAAGCGTCTATTTATACCGGGGTAACTATCGCAGAATACTATAGAGATATGGGCTACAACGTCGCAGTAATGGCTGATTCTACTTCACGATGGGCTGAAGCACTGAGGGAATTATCAGGAAGACTGGAAGAAATGCCTGCAGAAGAAGGTTATCCCGCATACCTTGCTTCCAGAATTGGCCAGTTTTATGAAAGAGCCGGATTATCGGAAAATCTCAACGATACGAATGGTTCTGTCACAATAATTGGAGCCGTATCACCTCCCGGTGGAGATTTTTCTGAACCTGTTACTCAAAGTACTACCAGATTTGTTAAATGTTTCTGGGGACTTGACAAAAACTTGGCTTATTCTAGACATTATCCATCTATAAATTGGATTACCAGTTATAGCGGATACGCAGGTGATTTAAAAGAATGGTTCACCAAAAACGTTACAAAAGACTGGAGTCAGTATAGAAATGAAGCTATGGAATTACTCAACCAAGACGATGCTCTTCAACAAACTATAAAAATTGTTGGGGAAGATGTTTTACCTGATATTCAAAAATTGGTAGTTTCAATAGCTAGAATAATAAAAATTGGAATATTACAACAAAACGCTTTCAGTGAAGTCGATTCGTACTGTCAATTAGAAAAACAACATATGATGCTAAAGATTATAATTGATACTTATTACAAGGCTAAAACTTTTATAAACAGGTCAGTTCCAATTACTCAAGTTCTACCCTCAGAAATAACAAGAAAGTTGCTAATAATGAAGGAAGATATCACAAATTTAAACGAATTCAAAAAAATTGAAGATCTTTTAAGTAAACATTTTGAAGAATTGGAAAAAAAGTATAACAGTTAA
- a CDS encoding V-type ATP synthase subunit B, which produces MAIREYDQISEIRGPLIIVENIEDIGYNEIVEIEENGKRRVGSVILVSENKAVVQVFEGTQGLSLTNSKIKFLGRPQEINLSRDILGRTFNGLGEPIDGMGEIISQKSADINGSAINPAAREYPKNFIQTGISVIDTMLTLIRGQKLPIFSGNGLPHNNLAVQIAKQAKLTSKEEFSIVFAAIGLKKDDANFIIKNFEDSGAIQNMVLFLNLASDPVVERIATPRMALTVAEYLAFEEDKHVLVILNDMTNYCESLRELSNYRGEVPGRKGFPGYLYSDLASLYERAGIIKGKKGSVTQIPILTMPNDDITHPIPDLTGYITEGQIVLSRDLFRKNIYPPINSLSSLSRLMKDGIGEGYTRDDHPNLSSQLFASYSRVFEIRSLAAIIGEDDLSEIDKLYLKFGEEFEQKFLNQGFQENRSLEQSLDLAWEILSLLPKTELTRIKEKEFEEHYSKK; this is translated from the coding sequence ATGGCAATAAGGGAATACGACCAAATTTCAGAAATTAGAGGACCTCTTATAATAGTTGAAAATATAGAAGATATCGGATACAATGAAATAGTGGAAATAGAGGAAAACGGAAAAAGAAGAGTGGGTTCCGTTATTCTTGTTTCTGAAAATAAAGCTGTTGTTCAAGTTTTTGAAGGAACACAAGGACTTTCTCTTACAAATTCAAAGATAAAATTCTTGGGCAGACCCCAAGAAATCAATTTATCTAGGGATATTTTGGGAAGAACTTTCAATGGCTTGGGAGAACCTATTGATGGAATGGGGGAGATTATTTCTCAAAAAAGTGCGGATATAAACGGATCAGCTATAAATCCTGCTGCTAGAGAATACCCCAAAAATTTCATTCAAACGGGCATTTCTGTAATTGATACAATGTTGACTTTAATAAGAGGACAAAAATTGCCGATTTTTTCTGGAAATGGTTTGCCACACAATAATTTAGCAGTACAAATTGCCAAGCAAGCGAAGTTAACTTCTAAAGAAGAATTTTCTATAGTTTTTGCTGCTATAGGGTTAAAAAAAGATGATGCCAACTTCATAATCAAAAATTTCGAAGACAGTGGAGCAATTCAGAATATGGTGTTATTCTTGAATTTGGCGAGCGATCCAGTGGTGGAAAGGATAGCAACCCCTAGAATGGCATTGACTGTAGCAGAATATTTAGCTTTTGAAGAAGATAAACACGTTTTAGTTATTTTAAACGATATGACAAACTATTGTGAATCCTTGAGAGAACTATCTAATTACAGAGGAGAAGTACCAGGAAGAAAAGGATTCCCAGGATATCTTTATTCCGATCTTGCCTCTTTGTATGAAAGAGCGGGAATAATCAAAGGGAAAAAAGGTTCGGTAACTCAAATACCTATTTTAACAATGCCCAATGATGACATTACCCACCCCATCCCTGACTTAACAGGATACATCACCGAGGGCCAAATAGTATTATCTCGTGATCTATTTAGAAAAAATATATATCCCCCTATAAACAGCCTTTCCTCCTTATCACGACTGATGAAAGATGGTATAGGAGAAGGGTATACTCGAGATGACCATCCAAATCTATCTTCCCAACTTTTTGCTTCTTATTCTCGAGTTTTTGAAATAAGGTCATTAGCGGCCATAATTGGTGAAGATGACCTGTCGGAAATCGATAAACTATATTTAAAATTTGGTGAAGAATTCGAACAGAAATTTCTTAATCAAGGTTTTCAAGAGAACAGAAGTTTGGAACAATCACTTGATCTTGCTTGGGAGATACTTTCCCTATTGCCAAAAACAGAATTAACCCGGATTAAAGAAAAAGAATTTGAAGAACATTATTCCAAGAAATAG
- a CDS encoding V-type ATP synthase subunit I, producing the protein MQERLKPFTIISTKTELEKISKRIIDSQSVEVIPLEKIVDKNLLERVKKDNVNPFQEIYENFRNIFEFVEKNPEPKTWEVSFPTKIKKEEIIEFSKNLMDELHILSERISKLKEEKKYLENNLNLFDKLQKIQLDVKNIQKIQNLKYKVGKISSMYYERLFNSIKNEDILVLKLNEDKDFVWLFIVYDSNEDIEKTLSIANFLEYEIPKNYSGTPSDILKTIQDQLKAVKYEIEIIEMSIKKLFYEKRRYIYEYSDYVFVMKNIYDLVQNISFTEDFFIISGWTDQATYSKLFHYCNSNDYSLLIECSIKEKQPTLLKNRSFFKHFEFIVKMFSTPSSDEIDPTPIISILFLFFFGMMFGDIGHGLVLTLLGFLIYKKNKSDLFYVLGASGISSMIFGTLYGSFFGFENIIKPLWKRPMDNINYFLLTSIYFGIAVITLAMILNIFNKIKNKQTLELLFDPNGLSGIAFYWIVLGGIFYYMRNGAFPKISIGFIVALIVAIYLNGIIFEKGKLSEKAVQSFFELFESLLGYLSNTLSFIRLGAFALNHAGLFLAFYMMSQMASNSVVSFVILLLGNILIIGLEGLVVFIQTLRLDYYEFFTRFFKGNGKEFNPVKYKF; encoded by the coding sequence ATGCAGGAAAGACTAAAACCGTTCACAATAATTTCCACCAAAACAGAATTAGAAAAAATTTCAAAAAGAATTATTGATTCTCAAAGTGTGGAAGTTATACCACTTGAAAAGATAGTGGATAAAAACCTATTAGAAAGAGTAAAAAAAGATAACGTCAACCCTTTTCAGGAAATATACGAAAATTTTAGAAATATCTTTGAATTTGTGGAAAAGAACCCCGAACCCAAAACATGGGAAGTCTCTTTCCCTACAAAAATTAAAAAAGAAGAAATAATCGAGTTTTCAAAAAATCTTATGGACGAGTTACACATTTTATCAGAAAGAATTTCAAAGTTGAAAGAAGAAAAAAAGTATCTGGAAAATAATCTGAATCTTTTTGATAAACTACAAAAGATTCAACTTGATGTTAAAAATATACAAAAAATACAAAACCTTAAATACAAAGTAGGCAAAATCAGCAGTATGTACTATGAAAGGCTTTTTAACAGTATAAAAAATGAGGATATTTTAGTATTAAAACTCAACGAAGATAAAGATTTCGTATGGCTTTTTATCGTATATGACTCCAACGAAGATATAGAAAAAACACTTTCAATTGCTAATTTTCTAGAATACGAAATCCCTAAGAATTATTCAGGAACGCCTTCAGATATATTGAAAACAATTCAAGACCAATTGAAGGCTGTTAAATACGAAATTGAAATTATCGAGATGTCTATAAAAAAGTTGTTCTACGAAAAGCGTAGATATATATACGAATATTCTGATTATGTTTTCGTCATGAAAAATATCTATGATTTAGTTCAGAATATTAGTTTCACTGAGGACTTTTTCATAATCTCTGGTTGGACCGATCAGGCAACATATTCAAAACTTTTTCATTATTGTAATTCAAATGATTATTCTTTACTTATTGAATGTAGTATTAAAGAAAAACAACCTACTTTACTTAAGAATAGAAGTTTTTTTAAACATTTTGAGTTCATTGTTAAGATGTTCAGCACACCATCGAGCGATGAAATAGACCCAACACCTATAATCTCAATATTATTCTTATTCTTTTTTGGGATGATGTTTGGTGACATTGGACATGGCCTTGTTCTTACTTTATTGGGATTTCTAATTTACAAAAAGAATAAAAGTGACTTATTTTACGTCTTAGGTGCTTCTGGAATCTCTTCGATGATTTTTGGAACGTTATATGGAAGTTTTTTTGGATTTGAAAATATCATTAAACCCTTGTGGAAAAGACCTATGGATAATATAAACTATTTTCTACTCACTTCAATTTACTTCGGGATAGCCGTGATAACTTTAGCTATGATTTTGAACATATTCAACAAGATTAAAAATAAGCAAACACTGGAACTTTTGTTCGATCCAAATGGCTTATCAGGGATTGCATTTTATTGGATAGTACTTGGAGGAATTTTTTATTATATGAGAAATGGTGCATTCCCAAAAATAAGTATAGGCTTTATTGTCGCATTGATAGTTGCCATATATCTTAATGGTATAATCTTTGAAAAAGGAAAATTAAGTGAAAAAGCTGTTCAAAGTTTTTTTGAGCTTTTTGAATCTCTACTTGGATACCTAAGCAACACTCTTTCTTTTATAAGGTTAGGAGCTTTTGCTTTAAACCATGCCGGGTTATTTCTCGCATTTTACATGATGTCTCAAATGGCAAGTAACTCAGTTGTTTCATTTGTTATATTACTCTTGGGCAATATTCTAATAATCGGATTGGAAGGCCTGGTTGTATTCATTCAAACCTTAAGGTTAGATTATTACGAATTTTTCACCAGGTTTTTCAAAGGTAATGGGAAAGAATTTAATCCAGTTAAATACAAATTTTAA